TAAATACAATAAGTTCTTAGAAACTACAATTTAAACACGTTTCCAAATGCCATACTACTCGTGTATATTTAGCTGTTTTTGTGACCTTTCAAAGGGTCCTGCATCCATTTGAAATGCAGAATTAGGGCATCTGTCCAGCGATGTGAAAAGTCTCACCAACAACCGTAATTATTGAACACAACATTAagacaattcttttttttttttttttttggtataagCAGATAATACTGCTTGGCGAGTAACAAGCTGATTGTCACAGCGCTCCGGAGAAGTCTTTCTGGAACAGTCCACACGAGGTCTGAGCACCCTGCCATTGTCATCAAAGAGCCTCTCCTCGGTCGATTGTATCGTTCGTGTGTCTATCAGCCTGCCGTGGGGTTCGACCCACCTCCAGTCTGCTCATTTTTCTCAACTAAGATGTTCTTACAATGATTGTCACAACACTACTCAACCTCAACCTTTTTAAAGCCTCGCTCTCTATTTCTCGCGTGTGGCCGCTTCCGTTCTTGAGCACCTAACCTCTTCCCGGAATGTCTATCAAGGCATCGCCATGGGAACTCATACGGCCCCGTGGAGAGAGCGAAGGGTGGACATATGCGGATACGGATGCGGGTAGCACAACGGGTTGAGGGAGGAGGACAATGGTGGTGAACTGCTGGGCAGCCTGTCCGTACGTGAGGAACTGGAAGGAAAGGCAACGCCGCTGTCGTGGTACAAGACCGGAACCCGCACCATGCGGTGAGGGGATCTCTGCGACATGTTGGCCGCCTCCATCTCGGCCGCCAGCTGCCGCTTCCACTTGTTGCGTCGGTTCTGGAACCAGATCTTCACCTGCGTCTCGGTCAGGTGCAGGGATGCGGCCAGGCCCGCTCGCTCGGAGCTGGACAGGTAGCGCTTCATGTCAAACGTGGACTCCAGCTGGAACACCTGACTGCGCGAGAACACCGTGCGGGTCTTCTTCTTCcgctgtttgtgtttgtcatcgtcgtcatcgccaGCCGCACTGGACTGGCCCCTGGAGGAATTGCCGTCCTCGCGGGCGCCTCCCACGCTGCCATCGTCTCGACGACCGTCCTCTCCTTCCTCGTCGCCGGAGTCCAGGTGGTCTCGACAGCATCGTTTCGGGGAGCTTGGACCAGCATCTTCTCGCTCCTTGTCCCGCTCCGGCCCGACCGCTGTCGCTGAGGGGGCTGATCGGGGAAGGAGGGGTGAGCGGAGCTTTTGGTGATGAAGGCCGGAGCCGGGCTGTGCTGGCAACTGAAACAAGCCAAGAAAAGAGAACTTGATGTACGTGTTTTTGAGTCACACATCGAAACAGGTTATAACTTTccaagaaatatatatatagtaacaaTGTAAATACATTTGACATTGACAAATACATATATTAAGAAATATATTGTAACAATGTAAATACACGTGACATCAGTAAACGGCAATGAGAGAGACAATGGTAAAGGagagaaggacaaaaaaaaaaaagagaaaaattttgttttcattgtgtgtgtgtggatatatttttaaaaaatagtttttagaCTAAGTTGCATGCTGGTAGATTTAAAGAGATTTATTTCAGGTCACGTAAAGCGAAAAGTGGATGTGCAgcctttggttttgtttttgttgtttgtttgctgttgttgttttgtttgtttgtttgtttgttttgttttgctttgtctgCTGTCTTAAGCGATTCACAAAATCTTAAACCGATCGCTTgctttttcaataaaattgtcGCTTTGGCTAGCAACTGCTGGTCAGTAAATGAAACCCtatatttgaatatatataGGATGATCGACAGTGACCAACACCATTGTCCTCTGCAGGTTGTCTCCCCAACCTCCACTGCGATGTTCTATGAATGACAGTTTTGAGCACGCGTGGAGTGAGCAAGACAGTGTCACATGTCTTCACGCGGCCTTGATGTCGCCGGTTAGTTAGAACCTGTCAGATGATATGACGACAGGGAGCCGGAATAGGGAAAGACAAAGGGACGAAACTCTTGGGGTTTCCAGGcaggagagagaaacaaaaggagAGAGGAGAAGGAGCGAAGGTCAACTACCGCCGCACAAATTCCTATGTTGGCAACAACGGTGGGAGATCAAAGAAGCTTTGTAAGTCCAGTGCAGTTAGTcatttaattactttaattaatCTAGTTTAATATATTTGACACTTGGTTGCTACTTGATTGTTTTTCAACGTTCACACGCTCGTTCATCCTAGCCTCTGACCAAACTGACCAAAATAGAAAAGGCAGGATAAGTAAACAGTGAGACAGAGATGGAAGgggtgagtgagaaagagatggGAAGGGGCAGGACAGAGACAGAGCTGACAGATTTGCTGGTATAATATGcattaaaaatgcatttcaaCCCAAATTTgcaagaaagggaaaaaattcGTCCATTAAAAAAGTCTCTGACACTGAATCATGAATCTCTGATGCTGATGTTCTGTCTTACACATTTCAATTAGAAAACCTGCAGTTTCTCATGGTCAGATGAATTATGGGTTTCTTtcttgtggcttttttttttcttgcttcgGGTTTTCCTTTGCTCCCAGAAACACCGAGGGGATAGTTGCAAAACATGCTTGTGGAACATGACTTCTCTAAGcaagcaaatttagaaacttttttccaaaaatcGCTTTTATCCCATTTAGATGCGTTGCAAAAGAACATACAAAACTTGTGCTGAAGGGAACAAAAAATCTGGCttcaacagttttatcttatttaaaacaattttagtttttttcaaaaaatttattaaactgTGTTATATACGTTGTCTATAAAATTGATTACGTGTAgatttaaaattgaaatgtgtttaaaataagaaagtaaaacattagaaattgaaaatttaaatttagtaATTGGTCTAGAGCTCTTCTATTCAAGCGggcgcaccctcgccaggtcatTTCGTGAAGCATTTTCATGAGACGGTAACCGACCCCACTCCCGCACAGGAAGTAATCAAGGCGAGAGGATGAAATCAATGCTGTTGACAGACAG
This sequence is a window from Pomacea canaliculata isolate SZHN2017 linkage group LG5, ASM307304v1, whole genome shotgun sequence. Protein-coding genes within it:
- the LOC112564011 gene encoding homeobox protein HMX3-like; the encoded protein is MSDNGSPDSKSSPPPVQPPKPSFSISSILGPKHDSADTERPDSGSDGETEDGPPEVTRSRDAVVFSLADIYSKFHVYPDTRLAARAFSQWYPWYPSLLHSALDYPVLVRFIKYAQLPAQPGSGLHHQKLRSPLLPRSAPSATAVGPERDKEREDAGPSSPKRCCRDHLDSGDEEGEDGRRDDGSVGGAREDGNSSRGQSSAAGDDDDDKHKQRKKKTRTVFSRSQVFQLESTFDMKRYLSSSERAGLAASLHLTETQVKIWFQNRRNKWKRQLAAEMEAANMSQRSPHRMVRVPVLYHDSGVAFPSSSSRTDRLPSSSPPLSSSLNPLCYPHPYPHMSTLRSLHGAV